The following are encoded together in the Culex pipiens pallens isolate TS chromosome 1, TS_CPP_V2, whole genome shotgun sequence genome:
- the LOC120427287 gene encoding homeobox protein 5 isoform X2, whose amino-acid sequence MANPQLLWALVLLGSWTLLPIEAATTRFECQEEGFASDPNDCNAFYRCVEEDGKLTAYKFRCGPGTVYSGVESVCVHPYESERPECGGANNEIDGNQDQEYAPSGPMAGEASNMHEMTEHFSTSEATNEQRPVEPEAQQPQQPQEPQQPEPSDNENDINGGEEQGYEYPKPAEPAEEGQQQQPQSPASSSEDPSFPCEQDGFVGDPVDCQMFYRCVSNGNGGFTKYPFRCGDGTVWDDRIDACNHDYAVERCTRRAENDYVVNTESFSQSNMSAEANMTSSSGSMTENGVTTNTTSSEAHMNQQGSNYMNMTTSTSDGQGGSSQSSSSSSSSSSSSSSSSSSSSSSSSSSGGNNQWNNNNQGSNGGSQGSNNNNQWNNNNQGSSGSNQGSNNNNQWNNNNQGSSGSNQGSSNNNQWNNNNQGTNSNNQGSNNNNQWNNNNQGSSGSSQGSSNNNQWNNQNQGQSSSSQGSNSNNQWNNQNQGSNSNNQGSGSNNNNQWNQNQNNQGQNGQNQGNNNNWNNNNNQGQNNNNQNNQNNQNNQNNNNQGQNQNNNNNNQNNQNNQQNNNNQGQNNNQNNQNNNNQWNNNNQGQNNNNNQNNQNNNNQWNNNNQGQNNQNNQNNQNNQNNQSNQNNQSNQQNNNNQGQNNNNQGQNNNNQGQNNNNNQQGSDNNNDNQSNNNNQNQGSNNNQSNNNNQQGSNSNNNNNQSNNNNQNQGTDNNNNQSNNNNQQGSNNNNNNQSNNNNQNQGSNNNQSNNNNQNQGSNNNQSNNNNQNQGSDNNNNQSNNNNQQGSNNGNNQSNNNNQQGSNNNQNPEPATTQAPATEAPASAAPTQAATTTAPTQAPATSAPTQAPSTAAPTQAPSTEAPAEPSSTSEQTTSGEQPATSEASVTPAPSSSSEAPAPTTTAAAAPQPTTTEDSTNPDVNEVQTTAGTTAASSSSSSSTTTTTGKPAEQTTTTAKPDSSSSSGSSPACTNDGFMGDPNDCQKFYRCVSNGQGGYTKYEFKCSDNTVWDDSISNCNHAWAVENPTCKQGQSQSGNGGSGQGPNGPNNNNQGPDNNNQGPDGPNNNNQGPNGPNNNNQGPDGPNNNNQGPNGSNNNNQGPDGPNNNNQGPNGPNNNNQGPNGPNNNNQGPNGPNGPDGGNGPNGPDGSNGSNGPNGPDGGNGPNGPDGPNGPTGPNGPDGPNGPNGPDANGPDGSNGPDGPNGPNGPGGPNGPDGSNGPDGPNGPDGSNGPNGPNGPEGTQGNGSGSPAEQGSSSSTVPPCQQTTTTSAPVVPAGSNGVCEREGFMEHESNCKKFYRCVDNGNGGFTRYEFTCGAGTVWDNDILACNHPDSVQNSKCGTGGRPEGGSPQGPGNTYLPPDQASSTEPMLSSSEASTDAPTTSGNVEGSTNAQEVTTQTSETTTANPGQETTTGSGAETTEAPKEETTQGQGTTASQTEQTTTPPGQETTSVSGQETTTSSGQETTTSSGQETTTTSGQETTTAGNLETTTGSPSEPAGESTTQAGQTTASGSETTTSGTDEQTTETQPATTLSPEGCESEGFMPHDSDCKKFYRCVDNGKGGFTKHEFTCADGTAWDQSIQACNYEYEVPNCGADRPPEPAPEPDAQSTTSPDSENQMTTTTAASETTPAGQETTTQAGQESTTQAGQETTTQAGQETTTQAAMTAAQETTTGAAETTTQAPVETTTQAATTTESAQETTTVAGTTPAEEKQETTTQPAEGTTSGQETTTGASGQETTTVSGQETTTGAAGQETTTASGQETTTGASGQETTTGAAGQETTTAGQETTTSGQETTTGGQEPTTNQPSGGECTSEGFMGDPNDCKKFYRCVDNGKGGYTKYDFTCGDGTAWDQQLQTCNHDNVVEMCGGQTGETSAATTTSNPTTDGAGMETTTGGAAQETTTEAAGQQTTTEGSQETTTQAGAETTTPATQETTTAPGETTTGAAETTAASEITTSAQETTTAGQETTAAPSETTTIVQETTTGAAETTTAAAETTTTVQGTEATTQPETTAQPAQETTTQPGQETTEAGGEASTQPTDAGSSTDASTDASMETTTAGQPATTTPGSCPEGCQSNCPQVGEGQASFVCPTGFRRHPQDCNMFYQCTQKPNSMDYSIVMFSCPNATVYNEEGIQCSEPAAGDEQCQSSSMRFLRSALAPQVQPMQLRSTKPLCPAEGHFALDEQKCSSTFVRCLAGEGRSSDVLQPNMYRCPKGYVYWNVSRRCERVAKVPECQNTPMQERSEIPVEWINLGNRRRSLF is encoded by the exons CTGCCACGACCCGATTCGAGTGCCAGGAGGAAGGTTTCGCCTCGGACCCAAACGACTGTAACGCCTTTTACCGATGCGTTGAGGAAGACGGCAAGCTGACCGCGTACAAGTTCCGTTGTGGCCCCGGAACGGTTTACTCCGGCGTCGAGAGCGTCTGCGTCCATCCGTACGAGTCGGAACGACCCGAGTGCGGCGGCGCAAACAACGAGATCGATGGGAACCAAGACCAGGAGTACGCCCCCTCCGGGCCAATGGCCGGAGAAGCGTCCAACATGCACGAGATGACCGAACACTTCAGCACTTCGGAAGCGACCAACGAGCAGCGACCAGTGGAACCGGAAGCGCAGCAACCTCAACAACCCCAGGAACCCCAGCAGCCGGAACCTTCGGACAACGAGAACGACATCAACGGCGGTGAAGAGCAAGGCTACGAGTACCCGAAACCTGCGGAACCGGCGGAAGAaggacagcagcagcaaccccAAAGCCCCGCCAGCTCCAGCGAAGACCCAAGCTTCCCGTGCGAGCAGGACGGCTTCGTCGGCGATCCGGTCGACTGCCAGATGTTCTACCGCTGCGTGTCGAACGGCAACGGCGGCTTCACCAAGTACCCGTTCCGCTGCGGGGACGGAACGGTGTGGGATGACCGGATCGATGCGTGTAACCACGACTACGCAGTGGAGCGGTGCACGCGCCGAGCGGAGAACGACTACGTCGTCAACACGGAAAGCTTCAGCCAGAGCAACATGTCCGCCGAAGCGAACATGACCTCGTCGAGCGGTTCGATGACGGAGAATGGTGTGACTACGAATACGACATCCTCCGAAGCCCACATGAACCAGCAGGGCAGCAACTACATGAACATGACGACATCGACTAGCGATGGGCAGGGAGGGTCATCGCAATCGAGCAGTTCGAGCAGTAGCAGTAGCAGTTCGAGCAGTAGCTCAAGCAGTTCCAGCAGCAGTTCGTCGTCGAGCAGTGGTGGAAACAACCAGTGGAACAATAACAATCAGGGATCGAATGGCGGCAGTCAAGGATCGAATAACAACAATCAATGGAACAATAATAACCAAGGATCAAGTGGAAGCAACCAGGGATCGAATAACAACAATCAATGGAACAATAATAACCAAGGATCAAGTGGCAGCAACCAAGGTTCAAGTAACAACAACCAATGGAACAATAATAACCAAGGAACGAACAGTAACAACCAGGgttccaacaacaacaaccaatgGAACAATAACAATCAAGGTTCGAGTGGTAGCAGCCAAGGTTCAAGCAACAATAACCAATGGAATAACCAGAATCAAGGACAGAGCAGCAGCAGTCAGGGATCGAATAGCAACAATCAGTGGAACAATCAGAACCAAGGATCGAACAGTAACAATCAGGGCAGTGgatccaacaacaacaatcagtggaatcagaatcagaacaaCCAAGGACAGAACGGTCAGAATCAGGGAAATAATAACAACTGgaacaacaataacaatcagGGACAGAATAATAACAACCAAAACAATCAGAATAACCAGAACAAccagaacaacaacaaccaaggacagaatcaaaataacaacaataataatcagaacaatcaaaataatcaacaaaataataacaaccAAGGACAAAACAACAATCAGAACAACCAAAATAACAACAATCAATGGAACAATAATAACCAAGGGcagaacaacaacaataatcagaataaccaaaataataacaatcaATGGAACAACAACAATCAAGGACAGAACaaccaaaacaatcagaacaatCAAAACAACCAGAATAACCAGAGCAATCAGAATAATCAGAGCAACCAAcagaacaacaacaatcaaGGACAGAACAATAATAATCAAGGGCAGAACAATAACAACCAAggacaaaataataacaataatcaaCAAGGATCCGACAACAACAATGACAACCAATCGAACAACAACAATCAGAACCAAGGTTCCAACAACAACCAATCGAACAACAACAACCAGCAAGGATCCaatagcaacaacaacaacaaccaatcGAACAACAACAATCAGAACCAAGGAACTGACAATAACAACAATCagtcaaacaacaacaaccaacaaggatccaacaacaacaataacaaccaATCGAACAACAACAATCAGAACCAAGGTTCCAACAACAACCAATCGAATAACAACAATCAGAACCAAGGTTCCAACAACAACCAATCGAACAACAACAACCAGAACCAAGGGTCTGACAATAATAACAATCagtcaaacaacaacaaccaacaaGGATCAAACAACGGCAACAATCAgtcaaacaacaacaatcaacaaGGCTCCAACAACAACCAAAACCCAGAACCTGCCACCACCCAAGCTCCGGCAACGGAAGCACCTGCCTCCGCCGCTCCAACCCAAGCTGCAACCACGACTGCTCCCACTCAAGCCCCAGCCACATCCGCTCCCACTCAGGCACCGAGCACGGCTGCCCCAACGCAAGCTCCCTCTACCGAAGCTCCCGCGGAACCAAGCAGCACCTCCGAACAGACCACATCCGGTGAACAACCAGCTACCTCGGAAGCATCCGTCACACCTGCTCCGTCTTCGTCTTCGGAAGCTCCAGCGCCCAcaactactgctgctgctgccccgCAGCCAACAACCACGGAGGATAGCACCAATCCCGACGTCAACGAGGTTCAAACGACGGCCGGAACTACGGCAGCGTCTTCGTCTTCATCGTCCAGCACTACCACGACAACCGGCAAACCTGCAGAGCAAACAACGACTACGGCCAAGCCGGATTCCTCCTCCTCGAGCGGCAGCTCGCCGGCTTGCACCAACGATGGCTTCATGGGAGATCCCAACGACTGTCAGAAGTTCTACCGGTGCGTATCGAACGGACAGGGCGGATACACCAAGTACGAGTTCAAGTGTAGCGACAACACCGTGTGGGACGACAGCATCTCGAACTGTAACCATGCGTGGGCCGTGGAGAATCCCACCTGCAAGCAGGGCCAGAGTCAGTCTGGTAATGGAGGTAGCGGTCAAGGACCTAACGGGCCAAACAACAATAATCAGGGACCTGACAATAACAACCAAGGACCTGATGGACCCAATAACAACAATCAAGGACCTAATGGACCCAACAATAACAATCAAGGACCTGATGGACCCAATAACAACAATCAAGGACCTAATGGATCCAACAATAACAATCAAGGACCTGATGgacccaacaacaacaatcaaggACCGAATGGACCAAACAACAATAACCAAGGACCCAATGGACCGAACAACAATAATCAAGGACCTAACGGTCCAAATGGCCCAGATGGCGGAAATGGACCTAATGGTCCAGATGGTTCTAACGGCTCTAATGGTCCTAATGGCCCAGATGGTGGAAATGGTCCCAACGGACCAGATGGTCCCAACGGTCCAACTGGCCCCAACGGTCCAGATGGTCCCAATGGCCCCAATGGTCCCGATGCGAACGGTCCAGATGGTTCTAACGGTCCAGATGGTCCCAACGGTCCAAACGGCCCAGGCGGTCCTAATGGTCCCGATGGTTCTAATGGCCCAGATGGTCCCAACGGTCCAGATGGTTCTAACGGTCCAAATGGACCCAACGGCCCGGAAGGCACACAGGGAAATGGTTCCGGATCTCCCGCTGAACAAGGCTCCTCCTCATCCACTGTTCCACCGTGCCAGCAAACAACTACGACAAGTGCCCCAGTGGTTCCAGCCGGAAGCAACGGTGTCTGCGAACGTGAAGGTTTCATGGAGCATGAATCGAACTGCAAGAAGTTCTACCGCTGCGTCGACAACGGAAACGGAGGATTCACTCGGTACGAGTTTACCTGCGGCGCTGGCACTGTTTGGGATAACGACATTCTTGCTTGCAACCATCCGGACTCCGTTCAAAACTCCAAGTGTGGAACCGGAGGACGTCCGGAAGGTGGTAGCCCACAGGGTCCTGGAAACACCTACCTGCCACCGGATCAAGCCAGCTCGACTGAACCAATGCTATCCAGTTCGGAAGCGTCTACTGATGCTCCTACCACGAGCGGTAATGTAGAAGGAAGCACCAATGCCCAGGAAGTTACTACACAAACGTCTGAAACTACCACTGCCAACCCTGGACAGGAGACTACGACTGGATCAGGAGCTGAAACAACTGAAGCACCTAAAGAGGAAACCACGCAAGGTCAAGGAACTACGGCTAGCCAAACGGAGCAGACCACTACACCGCCAGGTCAAGAAACGACATCAGTGTCTGGTCAAGAAACTACCACATCATCTGGACAGGAAACCACAACATCTTCAGGTCAAGAAACCACCACAACTTCAGGCCAAGAAACCACCACCGCTGGAAACCTCGAAACAACAACGGGAAGCCCGTCGGAACCAGCCGGAGAAAGTACAACACAAGCAGGACAGACAACAGCTTCGGGAAGCGAAACAACAACATCCGGTACCGATGAACAAACCACCGAAACGCAACCCGCCACGACCCTATCACCGGAAGGATGCGAGTCCGAAGGGTTCATGCCTCACGACAGTGATTGCAAAAAGTTCTACCGATGCGTCGACAACGGCAAGGGAGGCTTCACGAAGCACGAATTCACCTGCGCCGATGGAACGGCTTGGGACCAAAGCATTCAGGCTTGTAACTATGAGTACGAAGTTCCAAACTGCGGTGCCGATCGCCCACCAGAGCCAGCCCCCGAACCGGACGCGCAGAGCACCACATCTCCGGACTCCGAAAACCAAATGACCACCACGACAGCGGCCTCGGAGACCACGCCGGCTGGTCAGGAAACGACAACTCAAGCTGGTCAGGAATCGACGACTCAAGCTGGTCAGGAAACGACGACGCAAGCTGGTCAGGAGACAACGACTCAAGCAGCTATGACGGCCGCTCAAGAAACAACGACTGGTGCGGCTGAAACGACTACACAAGCACCCGTTGAGACGACAACTCAGGCGGCCACTACGACGGAATCAGCACAGGAAACGACTACGGTAGCGGGCACGACACcagcagaagaaaagcaagaaaCGACAACGCAACCCGCTGAAGGCACTACCTCAGGACAAGAGACGACCACTGGAGCATCTGGACAGGAGACAACTACCGTATCGGGTCAGGAAACTACGACTGGAGCAGCAGGACAAGAGACAACTACTGCGTCAGGCCAGGAAACAACCACTGGAGCATCTGGACAGGAAACGACTACTGGCGCAGCCGGACAAGAAACAACTACAGCAGGTCAGGAGACTACAACCTCAGGACAGGAAACCACTACTGGAGGACAGGAACCCACCACCAACCAACCGTCGGGTGGTGAATGTACCTCGGAAGGCTTCATGGGCGATCCGAATGACTGCAAGAAGTTCTACCGATGCGTCGACAACGGCAAGGGCGGTTATACCAAGTATGACTTCACCTGCGGAGACGGTACCGCCTGGGACCAACAGCTCCAAACTTGTAACCACGATAACGTAGTAGAAATGTGCGGCGGTCAAACAG GAGAAACTAGCGCCGCCACAACCACCAGTAATCCTACGACTGATGGTGCAGGTATGGAGACGACAACCGGAGGAGCGGCTCAGGAAACTACGACGGAAGCAGCCGGACAGCAAACGACGACGGAGGGAAGTCAGGAAACGACAACGCAAGCTGGAGCCGAGACTACGACACCGGCGACTCAAGAAACAACGACGGCGCCGGGTGAAACTACAACGGGAGCAGCGGAAACCACTGCTGCGTCGGAAATAACAACGTCTGCTCAGGAAACCACCACAGCTGGGCAAGAAACGACTGCAGCGCCAAGCGAGACAACAACGATAGTTCAGGAAACCACAACTGGTGCCGCTGAAACGACGACGGCTGCCGctgaaacaacaacaactgtTCAGGGAACGGAAGCTACAACGCAACCGGAAACTACTGCTCAACCAGCACAGGAAACGACCACACAACCGGGACAGGAAACTACCGAAGCCGGTGGGGAAGCATCGACACAGCCTACCGACGCCGGATCATCAACGGACGCTTCGACCGATGCCAGCATGGAGACGACAACCGCTGGACAGCCGGCGACGACGACTCCCGGAAGCTGCCCCGAAGGATGCCAGAGCAATTGTCCGCAGGTTGGTGAAGGCCAGGCTAGCTTCGTGTGCCCCACGGGCTTCCGTCGGCATCCGCAGGACTGCAACATGTTCTACCAGTGTACGCAGAAGCCGAACAGCATGGACTACAGCATCGTGATGTTCAGCTGCCCGAACGCGACCGTGTACAACGAGGAAGGAATCCAGTGCAGCGAACCGGCAGCCGGTGATGAGCAGTGCCAGTCGTCAAGCATGCGGTTCCTGCGCAGCGCACTCGCACCCCAGGTTCAACCG ATGCAACTTCGCTCAACGAAGCCACTCTGCCCGGCAGAGGGTCACTTCGCGTTGGACGAACAGAAGTGCAGCTCGACGTTCGTGCGCTGCCTGGCCGGCGAGGGACGCAGCAGTGACGTGCTGCAGCCCAACATGTACCGCTGCCCGAAGGGTTACGTGTACTGGAACGTGAGCCGACGCTGCGAGCGGGTGGCCAAGGTGCCCGAGTGCCAGAACACCCCGATGCAGGAGCGGTCGGAGATACCGGTCGAGTGGATCAACCTTGGCAACCGACGCAGAAGTTTGTTCTGA